Proteins co-encoded in one Coprobacter tertius genomic window:
- a CDS encoding DUF4406 domain-containing protein — MEKIYISGQISGRPIEEVAAKFEAAETMLKAKGYEVVNPLKNGIPANASWEVHVAMDVLLLMGCKAIYLLPDWGFSKGATLEKNLAELTGKTIIYEEVPTFQNIKQAIAEGMGVAFYDIVGESREQKHVFARMIFAQLCREEGATVVRIAKEMKRNHATIIYYLKKFPDDYQYTPEFRAYVNAVKAHLSKD; from the coding sequence ATGGAAAAGATATACATTTCGGGACAGATAAGCGGCCGGCCAATAGAAGAAGTAGCGGCCAAATTCGAAGCAGCGGAAACCATGTTAAAAGCCAAAGGTTACGAGGTGGTAAACCCACTTAAAAACGGTATTCCGGCTAATGCCTCTTGGGAAGTTCACGTAGCTATGGACGTACTTCTACTTATGGGGTGCAAGGCTATCTATTTGTTGCCCGATTGGGGATTTTCCAAAGGGGCTACACTTGAAAAGAATTTAGCCGAATTGACAGGTAAGACAATTATTTACGAAGAAGTACCGACCTTTCAGAACATAAAGCAGGCAATAGCCGAAGGCATGGGCGTTGCCTTCTACGATATTGTAGGCGAAAGTCGAGAGCAAAAGCACGTCTTTGCCCGCATGATTTTCGCCCAGCTATGCCGGGAAGAAGGGGCGACGGTAGTAAGGATTGCAAAGGAGATGAAACGGAACCACGCTACAATTATCTACTACCTTAAAAAGTTCCCGGACGATTACCAATACACCCCCGAATTTAGGGCTTATGTAAACGCAGTGAAAGCCCACCTATCAAAAGACTAA
- a CDS encoding replication protein produces the protein MDEKDNKQGPQRVDLTRFRAVLQRRALPERFKVDKYPEDVPAMLRECYIAEVMRRRMQFIDDEATQSHIEKAAKWLTGNCKPGLLLFGTVGNGKSTLARAIGSLIGILYESAYFDQRKTVRTVSALELADIAKNEPERFNGIKKAELLAIDDVGTEPSVVKVWGNEISPFVDTIYYRYDRQLFTIMTSNLNAEDLANKYGERIADRFTEMFDRIPFINNSYRK, from the coding sequence ATGGACGAAAAGGACAACAAACAGGGGCCGCAACGGGTGGACTTAACCCGGTTCCGGGCGGTACTTCAAAGAAGGGCTTTACCGGAACGCTTTAAGGTTGATAAGTACCCCGAAGATGTGCCGGCAATGTTACGGGAATGTTATATAGCCGAAGTTATGCGGCGGCGTATGCAGTTTATAGACGACGAAGCTACCCAAAGCCATATAGAAAAGGCGGCAAAATGGCTTACCGGTAATTGTAAACCGGGGCTTCTGCTATTCGGAACGGTAGGTAACGGTAAAAGTACCTTAGCCCGTGCGATAGGTAGCCTTATCGGGATTCTGTACGAAAGTGCATATTTCGACCAACGAAAGACGGTTAGGACGGTATCGGCCTTAGAGCTTGCAGACATAGCGAAGAATGAACCGGAACGCTTTAACGGCATTAAAAAAGCCGAGCTATTGGCTATTGACGACGTAGGTACGGAACCTTCCGTAGTGAAGGTTTGGGGAAACGAAATTAGCCCCTTTGTCGATACGATTTACTACCGGTACGACCGGCAGCTATTTACAATTATGACCAGCAACCTAAACGCGGAAGACTTGGCGAATAAATACGGCGAACGTATAGCCGACCGATTTACGGAAATGTTCGACAGAATCCCGTTTATAAACAACTCTTATAGAAAATAA
- a CDS encoding HU family DNA-binding protein: MTKQDLITAVGSKTGQNDSHVRPIIEATLDAIKECVQRKEPVYLRGFGTFQPKKRAEKKARNITAGTTIIIPAHEVAHFKPSKSFTINK, translated from the coding sequence ATGACGAAGCAAGATTTAATTACGGCCGTTGGCAGTAAGACCGGGCAAAACGATAGCCACGTAAGGCCGATTATCGAAGCCACATTAGACGCAATTAAGGAATGCGTACAGCGCAAGGAACCCGTTTACCTTCGCGGCTTCGGAACCTTCCAGCCGAAGAAACGGGCCGAAAAGAAAGCCCGCAACATTACCGCCGGTACTACGATTATCATACCGGCGCACGAAGTAGCCCACTTCAAACCAAGTAAAAGTTTCACAATCAACAAGTAA
- a CDS encoding MBL fold metallo-hydrolase, which produces MVLKVLGSSSQGNSYILENDREALLLEAGVRFASVKQALDYNITKVVGCLITHEHKDHAGYINEVLKATVPVYASAGTIENTPIEGPRRANVCKAGNLFTLGGFRIIPFGTKHDSAEPLGFFINHEETGNILFATDTYYLPCKFAGLNNVLIECNYRLDLLDANIAAGRIPAVVRNRTLKSHLSYDHCVQALQANDIKGVNNIVLIHLSDGNSNAEQFRAGVRAATGKTVHIAEAGLIINFDKTPF; this is translated from the coding sequence ATGGTTCTAAAAGTATTAGGCAGTAGCAGCCAAGGAAATAGCTACATTTTGGAGAACGACCGCGAAGCCTTGTTATTGGAAGCGGGCGTAAGATTCGCCAGCGTGAAGCAAGCGTTAGACTACAATATAACGAAGGTTGTAGGCTGCCTAATTACCCACGAACACAAAGACCACGCAGGCTACATTAACGAAGTATTGAAAGCTACCGTACCCGTCTACGCTTCGGCCGGTACAATTGAGAACACCCCAATAGAGGGCCCGCGCCGCGCGAATGTTTGCAAAGCCGGAAATCTTTTTACCCTCGGCGGTTTCCGAATTATTCCTTTCGGGACTAAGCACGATTCCGCCGAGCCTTTGGGGTTCTTCATCAACCACGAAGAAACGGGTAATATCCTATTCGCTACCGATACCTATTACTTGCCCTGCAAGTTCGCGGGACTTAATAACGTATTGATAGAATGTAATTACCGCTTAGACCTATTGGACGCAAATATAGCGGCCGGACGCATTCCCGCCGTTGTTCGGAACCGTACGCTAAAATCGCATTTAAGTTACGACCATTGCGTACAGGCGTTACAAGCCAACGATATAAAGGGGGTAAATAATATTGTTCTTATCCACCTTTCCGACGGTAACAGCAACGCCGAACAATTCCGGGCCGGAGTGCGAGCCGCAACCGGTAAGACCGTACATATAGCCGAAGCGGGGCTAATAATCAATTTCGACAAAACCCCCTTTTGA
- a CDS encoding AAA family ATPase, protein MNKKVTLKELTLKNFKGIRDLAVKFGEVTTIAGANATGKSTVFDAFTWVLFGKDSNDRTDSGKGAFTVKTVGPDGNPILKLEHSVTAVLDVNGEEVALTRTLTEDWVKPRGKAEVELKGNTTHYFCNGVEIKAGAFQEKVTAITEEQLFKLITNPAYFPSLDWKTQREILLRIAGGVTYEEVAAGRADFAAILSQLSGKDLAEFKQEIAYRKSRIKEGLEKCPIEINAIDSVTPEAPDYEALEAEKVRLSAELEEVEAAITDVAETARKHYEGVQGKRKAINDLRNQQQDIIFRARQAAQKEGYEKNAKRNEVKTSYEITKREAENYNTASENGLSDIRYTIKTLTSEIADLSAKVEAKREEWNTRNAEEYKVSTDGLICPIYETLCSDASVLRMDAIAKEKARAKFDEAKTRDLTRITEEGKTLNQRIAEKKARLQELEAQLSERMEAIAAKKAEYAKKLQDLEAEIAANPEVTVSTDIIPEDLPEWKEIEARIAEISATISDIPAADTTELTAKKRELTALLDEVKQKLSIRATIEKNAAKKAEILAREKELAQQQADLEKQEFTIDELNKARMDEVERRVNSKFQNVRFRMFEPQLNGGETPTCIAMVDGVKYADLNTAGKINAGLDIINTLCLYHGVSAPVFIDNAESVNQLFPVASQLVKLIVTTDRELTINHL, encoded by the coding sequence ATGAACAAGAAGGTAACATTAAAAGAACTGACCCTTAAAAACTTTAAGGGTATTAGGGACTTGGCCGTAAAGTTCGGCGAAGTAACCACCATTGCCGGCGCAAACGCGACAGGTAAAAGCACCGTTTTCGACGCTTTTACTTGGGTACTTTTCGGCAAAGACAGTAACGACCGTACAGATAGCGGGAAAGGCGCATTTACCGTTAAGACGGTCGGCCCTGACGGGAACCCTATCCTTAAATTGGAACATTCCGTAACGGCAGTTTTAGACGTAAACGGCGAAGAAGTAGCCCTTACCCGCACCCTTACGGAAGATTGGGTAAAACCGCGCGGCAAGGCAGAAGTAGAACTTAAAGGAAATACTACGCATTACTTCTGCAATGGCGTAGAAATTAAAGCGGGAGCGTTCCAAGAGAAAGTAACGGCCATAACCGAAGAACAACTTTTTAAGTTAATTACGAACCCGGCTTACTTCCCTTCGTTGGATTGGAAAACCCAGCGCGAAATATTGCTGCGCATTGCCGGGGGCGTAACATACGAAGAAGTGGCCGCCGGCCGCGCCGATTTCGCGGCTATCCTTTCCCAGCTTTCCGGTAAAGATTTGGCAGAGTTCAAACAAGAAATAGCCTACCGCAAAAGCCGGATTAAGGAAGGTTTGGAAAAATGCCCTATCGAGATTAACGCAATAGACAGCGTTACGCCCGAAGCACCGGATTACGAAGCCTTGGAAGCCGAAAAGGTACGCTTATCCGCCGAATTGGAAGAAGTGGAAGCGGCTATTACGGACGTTGCAGAAACGGCCCGCAAACACTACGAAGGGGTGCAGGGAAAACGCAAAGCGATTAACGACCTTCGGAACCAGCAGCAAGATATAATTTTTCGGGCAAGGCAAGCGGCCCAAAAGGAAGGTTACGAAAAGAACGCCAAGCGTAACGAGGTTAAGACCAGTTACGAAATAACCAAACGGGAAGCAGAAAATTATAATACCGCTTCGGAAAACGGCCTTTCCGATATTCGCTATACTATTAAAACCCTTACTTCCGAAATAGCGGACTTATCCGCCAAGGTGGAAGCCAAGCGCGAAGAATGGAATACGCGGAACGCCGAAGAATACAAAGTAAGTACCGACGGCCTTATTTGCCCGATATACGAAACCTTATGCTCGGACGCAAGCGTTTTGCGTATGGACGCTATCGCCAAGGAGAAGGCGCGGGCCAAATTCGACGAAGCCAAGACCCGCGACCTTACCCGGATTACCGAAGAAGGCAAAACGCTAAACCAGCGAATAGCAGAAAAGAAAGCCCGGTTACAGGAATTGGAAGCCCAACTTTCCGAACGTATGGAAGCTATCGCCGCTAAGAAAGCCGAATACGCGAAGAAGTTACAGGACTTGGAAGCGGAAATAGCCGCCAACCCGGAAGTAACCGTATCTACCGACATTATCCCCGAAGACTTACCCGAATGGAAGGAGATAGAAGCCCGGATAGCCGAAATATCCGCTACCATTTCGGATATACCGGCGGCCGATACTACCGAGCTTACCGCCAAGAAACGGGAACTTACGGCCCTTTTGGACGAAGTAAAACAAAAGCTAAGTATTCGGGCCACCATTGAAAAGAACGCCGCAAAGAAGGCCGAAATATTGGCAAGGGAAAAAGAATTAGCCCAGCAGCAAGCGGACTTAGAAAAGCAGGAATTTACGATAGACGAACTTAATAAGGCCCGAATGGACGAAGTAGAACGCCGGGTAAATAGTAAGTTCCAAAACGTCCGCTTCCGAATGTTCGAACCCCAGCTAAACGGCGGCGAAACCCCTACTTGTATCGCAATGGTAGACGGGGTTAAGTACGCAGACCTCAATACGGCCGGAAAGATAAACGCCGGGCTTGACATCATTAACACGCTTTGCCTGTATCACGGGGTAAGCGCACCGGTATTCATCGACAACGCCGAAAGCGTAAACCAACTATTCCCGGTTGCTTCTCAGCTTGTAAAGTTGATTGTAACCACCGACAGAGAATTAACCATTAACCACTTATAA
- a CDS encoding DUF3853 family protein: protein MADLNTRLIDLTAGELLELMGKGQSPRIEVDVTKDTKKKYVYGRAGIAELFKCSKTTASRIKQSGLIDGAYKQVGRLIIVDAEKALELAAKRAKKSNNRNK, encoded by the coding sequence ATGGCAGACTTAAATACAAGACTTATAGACCTTACGGCGGGGGAATTATTAGAGCTAATGGGGAAAGGACAAAGCCCCCGGATAGAAGTAGACGTTACCAAAGACACGAAGAAAAAATACGTCTACGGCCGGGCCGGGATTGCCGAACTATTCAAATGTTCCAAGACTACCGCCAGCCGCATAAAACAAAGCGGCTTAATCGACGGCGCATATAAGCAGGTCGGAAGGTTGATAATAGTAGACGCGGAAAAAGCCTTAGAGTTGGCCGCAAAGCGAGCAAAAAAAAGTAACAACCGAAATAAATAA
- a CDS encoding response regulator transcription factor, translating to MRAEAGLTQRETQIAELLAWGAAKKEVADRLSISPRTVENTARNIYSKIGIQKATELCVWWFCTHCGVSFDLSPIKRTIIACFFLAIILPHEMYAQGETYRLFRSRKVTERMATRRTGRRPEYELDFWEL from the coding sequence ATGAGAGCCGAAGCAGGACTAACGCAGCGCGAAACCCAAATAGCCGAATTATTGGCTTGGGGAGCCGCAAAAAAGGAAGTTGCCGATAGGCTTTCTATTTCGCCCCGGACGGTAGAGAATACCGCTCGAAACATTTATAGCAAGATAGGAATACAGAAGGCTACGGAGCTTTGCGTATGGTGGTTCTGCACACATTGCGGCGTTTCCTTCGACCTATCCCCTATAAAACGGACAATTATAGCCTGCTTCTTCCTTGCGATTATTCTACCGCATGAAATGTACGCACAAGGCGAAACCTACCGACTATTCAGAAGTCGCAAGGTTACCGAACGCATGGCGACACGAAGAACCGGAAGAAGACCGGAATACGAATTAGATTTTTGGGAACTATAA
- a CDS encoding ribosomal large subunit pseudouridine synthase B, with product MKYDTRFINRNFLLKVYGVDSKNRRINRLVGVSGLVGLIGVELTEKFITRALNSKKDSVKCRLRRGLQVTLYFK from the coding sequence ATGAAGTACGATACGAGATTTATTAACCGAAACTTCCTCTTGAAAGTCTACGGAGTAGACAGCAAAAACAGAAGGATAAACCGCCTTGTAGGGGTTTCCGGCTTGGTGGGGTTAATCGGTGTAGAGCTTACCGAAAAATTCATTACCCGCGCACTTAACAGCAAGAAAGACAGCGTAAAATGTCGCCTACGCAGAGGATTACAAGTAACACTATATTTCAAATAG
- a CDS encoding helix-turn-helix domain-containing protein: MGVKERLREYIKTLNISEREFCRQIGVSVSYVNSIRTSIQPDKMKSIGEKFPDLNPIWLLTGDGEMLQGNNTNRVSGNNNTAVAGNGNRVTTNDIAGMIELQKGYQEMIKEKDSQIARLISVIEKLSEK; the protein is encoded by the coding sequence ATGGGTGTAAAAGAAAGACTTAGGGAATATATCAAGACCCTAAATATTAGTGAACGGGAATTTTGTAGGCAAATCGGCGTTTCTGTTTCTTATGTCAATTCTATACGAACGTCGATACAACCCGACAAAATGAAGTCTATCGGCGAAAAGTTCCCCGACCTTAACCCTATTTGGCTTCTGACGGGGGACGGGGAAATGCTGCAAGGCAATAATACAAACCGGGTTTCGGGGAACAATAATACGGCCGTTGCCGGTAATGGGAATCGAGTTACAACTAATGATATTGCGGGTATGATTGAACTACAAAAAGGCTATCAAGAAATGATAAAAGAAAAGGATAGCCAAATAGCCCGGCTTATATCTGTAATCGAAAAACTAAGCGAAAAATAG
- a CDS encoding site-specific integrase has translation MKRTIKFNLFPKKVGGVLVECRPIRMRVCYAGYRVDFRVGYSIEPEKWNEEEGRVISNTKNRFRQTAGEINKAITACEEQIEAIFTRFELLEKRVPTPAELKTAFDEATGKRTPATEAEESGQPFYKAYAEFMETMGRLNDWTKATYTKFNSLRKHLEAFNKNLTFDEINEVTLQKFITSLHKADLRNTTISKNMSFLRWFLRWAHHKGYNPSNVHETFKPKFKGADGNAKEIIYLEWEELFNLYSFKFPPSRSSLEAVRDVFCFCCFTGLRYSDVAKLRRSDVKKDYISVVTQKTVDGLIIELNKYSRAILKKYENIGLPNDKALPVISNVKMNEHLKVMGEMAGIDEPTRVVYFKGNVRHEEVLPKYALLTTHCGRRTFIINALRLGVPAEVIMKWTGHSDYKAMKPYIKIVDKLKVAEMDKFNKFPIPRKKGK, from the coding sequence ATGAAGCGGACTATTAAATTTAATCTATTTCCTAAAAAGGTAGGGGGTGTATTGGTAGAGTGTCGCCCTATTCGTATGCGTGTTTGCTATGCCGGGTACCGGGTAGATTTTCGGGTAGGGTATAGTATCGAACCGGAAAAGTGGAACGAAGAAGAAGGCCGCGTTATCTCCAATACAAAAAACCGGTTCCGACAAACGGCCGGCGAAATAAATAAAGCTATTACGGCTTGCGAAGAACAAATAGAAGCCATATTTACCCGGTTCGAACTGCTGGAAAAGCGGGTACCGACACCGGCCGAACTTAAAACGGCCTTCGATGAAGCGACCGGGAAGAGAACCCCAGCTACCGAAGCGGAAGAAAGCGGCCAGCCATTCTATAAAGCCTATGCCGAATTTATGGAAACTATGGGCCGTTTGAACGATTGGACGAAAGCGACTTATACGAAGTTTAATAGCCTGCGTAAGCACTTGGAAGCGTTTAACAAGAACCTTACATTTGACGAAATAAACGAAGTTACCCTACAAAAGTTTATTACAAGCCTTCATAAAGCCGACCTTCGTAATACTACCATATCTAAAAACATGTCCTTTCTTCGGTGGTTCCTGCGCTGGGCGCACCATAAAGGATATAACCCAAGTAACGTACATGAAACATTTAAGCCGAAGTTCAAAGGGGCCGACGGAAACGCGAAAGAAATTATTTATTTGGAATGGGAAGAATTGTTTAACCTGTATTCCTTCAAATTCCCGCCGTCCCGGTCTTCGCTGGAAGCCGTGCGCGATGTGTTTTGCTTCTGCTGCTTTACCGGTCTTCGTTATTCTGACGTGGCAAAATTGCGCCGAAGCGACGTAAAGAAGGATTATATAAGCGTGGTTACTCAAAAGACCGTAGACGGCCTTATTATCGAACTGAATAAGTATAGTCGGGCCATACTGAAAAAGTACGAAAATATAGGCTTGCCGAACGATAAGGCCCTACCGGTCATAAGTAACGTAAAAATGAACGAACACCTTAAAGTAATGGGGGAAATGGCGGGTATCGACGAACCTACAAGGGTCGTATATTTCAAGGGGAATGTTCGGCACGAAGAAGTATTACCGAAATACGCCCTTCTTACCACCCATTGCGGCCGGCGTACTTTTATCATAAACGCGCTTAGGCTTGGGGTTCCGGCCGAGGTCATTATGAAGTGGACGGGACACAGCGACTACAAAGCGATGAAGCCCTATATTAAAATTGTCGATAAATTGAAGGTCGCCGAAATGGATAAATTTAACAAGTTCCCGATACCCCGAAAGAAGGGGAAATAA
- a CDS encoding alpha-amylase, translated as MENGVMMQYFEWNLPNDGKLWKQLKEDASHLHDIGVTAVWIPPAYKADEQQDEGYATYDLYDLGEFEQKGTVRTKYGTKDELKEMIDELHKYHISVYLDVVLNHKTGGDFTEKFMVVEVDPNDRNKALGEPFEIQGWTGYSFHGRKDKYSDFKWHWYHFSGTGFDDAKKRSGIFQIQGEGKSWSEGVDSENGNYDFLLGNDVDLDHPEVVKELNQWGKWVSNELNLDGMRLDAIKHMKDTFIAQFLDNMRKERGDDFYAVGEYWNGDLETLDQYVETVGHKINLFDVPLHYNMFQASQEGKDYDLQNILKNTLVEHNNVLAVTFVDNHDSQRGSSLESQIKDWFKPLAYGLILLMKDGYPCIFYGDYYGTKGKKSPHTKIIDILLDARRKYAYGEQIDYFDHPSTVGFIRTGDDEHKGSGLVFLMSNDEAGSKQMDLGAEHKGEVWHEITGSIPDDVALDGEGKGEFSVAARNIAVWIKKA; from the coding sequence ATGGAAAATGGTGTAATGATGCAGTATTTCGAATGGAATCTGCCAAACGATGGAAAACTGTGGAAACAATTAAAAGAAGATGCTTCGCATCTGCATGATATAGGCGTAACGGCTGTTTGGATACCCCCCGCCTACAAAGCTGACGAACAACAGGACGAGGGTTATGCGACTTATGATTTATACGATCTGGGCGAATTTGAACAAAAAGGAACTGTAAGAACAAAATACGGAACAAAAGATGAACTTAAAGAAATGATAGACGAATTACATAAATATCATATCTCAGTTTATCTGGATGTAGTTCTTAACCACAAAACCGGCGGCGATTTTACCGAAAAGTTTATGGTTGTAGAGGTCGATCCTAATGACAGAAACAAAGCATTGGGCGAACCTTTCGAAATACAGGGCTGGACGGGTTATAGTTTTCACGGTCGTAAAGACAAATATTCGGACTTTAAATGGCATTGGTATCATTTTTCCGGAACCGGATTTGACGACGCAAAAAAGCGAAGCGGTATATTCCAAATACAGGGGGAAGGAAAATCATGGAGTGAAGGCGTAGATAGCGAAAACGGCAACTACGATTTTCTTTTGGGTAATGATGTCGACCTGGACCATCCGGAAGTCGTAAAAGAACTGAACCAATGGGGAAAATGGGTCTCAAATGAACTGAATCTCGACGGTATGCGATTAGACGCTATCAAACACATGAAAGATACATTTATCGCACAATTTCTAGACAACATGAGAAAAGAAAGAGGCGATGATTTTTATGCCGTTGGTGAATACTGGAACGGAGACCTCGAAACTCTCGATCAATATGTAGAAACCGTAGGTCATAAAATAAATCTATTCGATGTACCTCTTCATTATAATATGTTTCAAGCCTCGCAGGAAGGAAAAGATTATGACTTACAAAATATTCTCAAAAACACATTAGTTGAGCATAATAATGTATTGGCCGTAACTTTCGTTGACAACCACGACTCCCAAAGAGGCAGTTCACTGGAATCACAAATAAAAGATTGGTTTAAGCCTCTGGCGTACGGACTGATTCTGTTAATGAAAGATGGTTATCCCTGCATATTTTACGGCGATTATTACGGAACTAAAGGGAAAAAATCTCCACATACTAAAATTATCGATATTTTACTGGACGCAAGACGTAAATATGCTTACGGAGAACAGATCGATTACTTCGACCATCCATCGACAGTCGGATTTATCCGTACGGGAGACGACGAGCACAAAGGATCGGGTCTGGTCTTTTTAATGTCTAATGACGAAGCTGGCAGTAAACAAATGGATTTAGGAGCAGAACATAAAGGCGAAGTATGGCACGAAATAACCGGAAGTATCCCCGATGATGTAGCCTTAGACGGGGAAGGAAAAGGCGAATTTTCTGTTGCCGCTCGCAATATCGCCGTATGGATAAAAAAAGCTTGA